The proteins below are encoded in one region of Triticum aestivum cultivar Chinese Spring chromosome 1B, IWGSC CS RefSeq v2.1, whole genome shotgun sequence:
- the LOC123099371 gene encoding uncharacterized protein → MDRLLPDVVLADVLGRLPQRSLAVSRAVCKCLRDIIDDLSLLRADLLPLSLGKIFTNFKAMELSEFFYPVNDPTAISRSCLLGIIDDHCNGLVLIKYIDHFVMNPITRQWVLLPPPPPPSTEMKDFYQNGAKYLVFDPTVAPDYEVFLIPHVPGRDTLGLLSLELEWPPSPFILSVYSSTSKHWEQRPFVRKGDAIGSIGHILQSEKEREKHYGVYLRGALYVHCQNDYFYKISPSNGEYQVIKPPPGIETSNHRQVYLGKSRNERQDNLQVDGPWSSQEYYYDDAGHDHMKKAPQEYCYDYFSIHNEEGPAAEGTRLAFLGFHPFNKDVVFLTDTSEQGFAYHLESSTVEHLEKLNPMTESVYYNPRTFVEVSFPFTPCLTGELS, encoded by the exons ATGGACCGACTGCTACCCGATGTAGTGCTCGCGGACGTCCTCGGCCGTCTCCCGCAGCGAAGTCTCGCCGTTTCGCGCGCCGTCTGCAAGTGTTTGCGCGACATCATCGACGATCTCAGCCTGCTACGTGCGGACCTGCTCCCGCTGTCGCTAGGCAAGATCTTCACCAACTTCAAGGCCATGGAACTCTCGGAATTCTTCTATCCCGTCAACGACCCGACGGCAATCTCACGCAGCTGCCTCCTTGGTATAATTGACGACCACTGTAATGGCCTTGTCTTGATTAAATACATTGACCACTTTGTGATGAATCCTATCACACGACAATGGGTGCTtttgcccccgccgccgcccccgtcgacggAGATGAAGGACTTCTACCAAAACGGGGCCAAGTATCTTGTGTTTGATCCCACTGTCGCGCCAGACTATGAGGTCTTCTTGATTCCCCATGTTCCAGGGAGAGATACGTTGGGTCTTTTGTCGCTGGAATTGGAATGGCCACCATCGCCATTTATCTTGTCAGTTTATTCATCAACAAGTAAGCATTGGGAGCAGAGGCCCTTTGTTCGGAAAGGGGACGCCATAGGGTCTATTGGTCATATTCTACAAagtgaaaaagagagagagaagcactACGGTGTTTACCTGCGTGGAGCACTTTATGTGCATTGCCAGAAtgattatttctacaaaatatcaCCCTCAAACGGCGAGTACCAAGTAATCAAGCCACCGCCAGGTATTGAGACAAGCAATCACCGTCAAGTTTATTTGGGCAAATCACGGAACGAG AGACAAGACAATCTACAAGTCGACGGCCCATGGTCTTCACAAGAATATTATTATGATGATGCTGGCCATGATCACATGAAGAAAGCACCACAAGAGTATTGTTATGATTACTTTAGCATACATAATGAGGAAGGACCAGCCGCTGAGGGAACTCGACTTGCTTTTCTCGGATTCCATCCTTTCAACAAAGATGTCGTCTTCTTGACGGACACATCAGAACAAGGATTTGCCTATCATCTTGAGAGCTCTACAGTTGAGCACTTAGAAAAGCTAAACCCAATGACCGAATCTGTCTATTACAACCCCCGAACATTTGTAGAAGTGTCTTTTCCTTTCACGCCTTGTTTGACAGGAGAATTATCGTAA
- the LOC123099381 gene encoding uncharacterized protein, producing MDRLLPDVVLADVLGRLPQRSLAVSRAVCKCLRDIIDDLSLLRADLLPLSLGKIFTNFKAMELSEFFYPVNDPTAISRSCLLGIIDDHCNGLVLIKYIDHFVMNPITRQWVLLPPPPPPSTEMKDFYQNGAKYLVFDPTVAPDYEVFLIPHVPGRDTLGLLSLELEWPPSPFILSVYSSTSKHWEQRPFVRKGDAIGSIGHILQSVKEREKHYGVYLRGALYVHCKNDYFYKISPSNGEYQVIKPPPGIETSNHRQVYLGKSRNERQDNLQVDGPWSSQEYYYDDAGHDHMKKAPQEYCYDYFSIHNEEGPAAEGTRLAFLGFHPFNKDVVFLTDTSEQGFAYHLESSIVEHLEKLNPMTESVYYNPRTFVEVSFPFTPCLTGELS from the exons ATGGACCGACTGCTACCCGATGTAGTGCTCGCGGACGTCCTCGGCCGTCTCCCGCAGCGAAGTCTCGCCGTTTCGCGCGCCGTCTGCAAGTGTTTGCGCGACATCATCGACGATCTCAGCCTGCTACGTGCGGACCTGCTCCCGCTGTCGCTAGGCAAGATCTTCACCAACTTCAAGGCCATGGAACTCTCGGAATTCTTCTATCCCGTCAACGACCCGACGGCAATCTCACGCAGCTGCCTCCTTGGTATAATTGACGACCACTGTAATGGCCTTGTCTTGATTAAATACATTGACCACTTTGTGATGAATCCTATCACACGACAATGGGTGCTtttgcccccgccgccgcccccgtcgacggAGATGAAGGACTTCTACCAAAACGGGGCCAAGTATCTTGTGTTTGATCCCACTGTCGCGCCAGACTATGAGGTCTTCTTGATTCCCCATGTTCCAGGGAGAGATACGTTGGGTCTTTTGTCGCTGGAATTGGAATGGCCACCATCGCCATTTATCTTGTCAGTTTATTCATCAACAAGTAAGCATTGGGAGCAGAGGCCCTTTGTTCGGAAAGGGGACGCCATAGGGTCTATTGGTCATATTCTACAAAgtgtaaaagagagagagaagcactACGGTGTTTACCTGCGTGGAGCACTTTATGTGCATTGCAAGAAtgattatttctacaaaatatcaCCCTCAAACGGCGAGTACCAAGTAATCAAGCCACCGCCAGGTATTGAGACAAGCAATCACCGTCAAGTTTATTTGGGCAAATCACGGAACGAG AGACAAGACAATCTACAAGTCGACGGCCCATGGTCTTCACAAGAATATTATTATGATGATGCTGGCCATGATCACATGAAGAAAGCACCACAAGAGTATTGTTATGATTACTTTAGCATACATAATGAGGAAGGACCAGCCGCTGAGGGAACTCGACTTGCTTTTCTCGGATTCCATCCTTTCAACAAAGATGTCGTCTTCTTGACGGACACATCAGAACAAGGATTTGCCTATCATCTTGAGAGCTCTATAGTTGAGCACTTAGAAAAGCTAAACCCAATGACCGAATCTGTCTATTACAACCCCCGAACATTTGTAGAAGTGTCTTTTCCTTTCACACCTTGTTTGACAGGAGAATTATCGTAA